GGGCGGCAAAGGTTTATGCCGTAGATGTTGGTTATGGTCAACTTGCCTGGAAGTTGCGTGAAGATCCTCGCGTTATCAATCTTGAACGCTGCAACATCCGGGATATAACCCCGGAGCATCTCGATCAAACTCCTTCGGTCGCTGTTATTGATGCCAGTTTTATTTCACTGACCAAAGTTTTGCCCCCAACGCTTTCTCTGTTGACCGAATCTGGCTGGGTGATCGCCCTGATAAAACCTCAATTTGAGGTTGGTCGTGGACAGGTTGGTAAGGGGGGGGTGGTGCGCGATGAAAAACTTCATTTGCAGGTAGTTGATGATATCCGCGCGCTGGCGGTCGAGTTGCACTGCGAGGTGATTGGTATCGAAGAATCCCCAATTCTCGGCCCCAAGGGGAACCGTGAATTTTTAATTTGTCTGCAAAAAGGGGTGTTAAATGAATAAGGTGTATTTTATTGGCGCTGGACCAGGCGACCCGATGCTACTGACTCTTCAGGGGGCAGATGCGCTGAAACGTGTTGCAATGGTCTTTGCTCCTGAACCCTTTGAGGAGACCTTTGCAACAGTTCTTAACGGAAAGGAGGTAGTCAGCCCTTTCGATTTTGACTTCGTTGAATTGGTCGATAAGGTCAGCACTTGTCTCGAAAATGCCGAGGTTGCTTTTTTGATTCCTGGAGACCTCACTTTTTATGCTCCTTTTCAAGCATTGATCAACCATTTCGCTGACCGCTCAGAAGTTCTGGCGGGGGTCGGGGTCGCAAACGCGGCTTCGGCACGTCTGAAACGGACTCTTGACCTCCCCGGAGTCTGTAATCGAGCTATTATCGTTTCGCCCAAGACTCTCGGGAAAGAAGAAGGGATGCCTGGTCTGGACGATCTGGCGGGTAAGGGGGCTTCT
Above is a genomic segment from Geopsychrobacter electrodiphilus DSM 16401 containing:
- a CDS encoding SAM-dependent methyltransferase — protein: MNKVYFIGAGPGDPMLLTLQGADALKRVAMVFAPEPFEETFATVLNGKEVVSPFDFDFVELVDKVSTCLENAEVAFLIPGDLTFYAPFQALINHFADRSEVLAGVGVANAASARLKRTLDLPGVCNRAIIVSPKTLGKEEGMPGLDDLAGKGASLLIYMNNLPLVDLCTTLRRGYQADVPITLLHRLGLPGEEIISGHLDTIVAKTSGRDYFNLEDPTGKPALTLVVVGETLDAEVDGSWWDYRREHIWKKRHQVKL
- a CDS encoding TlyA family RNA methyltransferase, encoding MIKERLDKLLVDQGLVQSRERARALILAGQVIVDDHRVDKAGSRFSLDAELRLKGTDIPYVSRGGLKLQKGLDSFPVDPQDCIVLDVGASTGGFTDCLLQRGAAKVYAVDVGYGQLAWKLREDPRVINLERCNIRDITPEHLDQTPSVAVIDASFISLTKVLPPTLSLLTESGWVIALIKPQFEVGRGQVGKGGVVRDEKLHLQVVDDIRALAVELHCEVIGIEESPILGPKGNREFLICLQKGVLNE